From a single Bacteroidota bacterium genomic region:
- a CDS encoding DUF4252 domain-containing protein, translated as MKKYISILVIIAATLFSCSKEMSLQKYFVTKSAEEGFMSVNVPSSMLQLKEGQDNEENMEALKSFRRLNVLIYKKDENTTVNQEKEVATIERILSAGDFKELMSMNYKGHSGVLSYTGDDNQIKEVIGFGEGEEGFILLRLTGDKMTVKQLAKLASAIDFDKSNLEDLKNLDL; from the coding sequence ATGAAAAAATATATAAGCATACTGGTAATTATAGCAGCTACACTATTCTCGTGCAGTAAGGAAATGAGTCTTCAGAAATACTTTGTGACAAAATCGGCCGAAGAAGGATTTATGTCGGTAAATGTACCTTCGAGCATGTTGCAATTAAAAGAAGGACAGGATAATGAAGAAAATATGGAAGCCTTAAAGAGTTTCAGAAGATTAAATGTTCTTATTTATAAAAAGGATGAAAATACCACTGTTAATCAGGAAAAAGAAGTTGCTACAATAGAAAGGATTTTATCGGCAGGTGATTTTAAGGAACTTATGTCGATGAATTACAAAGGTCATTCCGGAGTATTGAGCTATACAGGTGATGATAACCAAATTAAAGAAGTTATAGGTTTCGGTGAAGGAGAAGAAGGCTTTATATTACTTAGGTTAACAGGAGATAAGATGACAGTGAAGCAATTGGCTAAACTTGCATCAGCTATCGATTTTGACAAGAGTAATCTGGAGGATTTGAAAAAT